Proteins from a genomic interval of Rosa chinensis cultivar Old Blush chromosome 2, RchiOBHm-V2, whole genome shotgun sequence:
- the LOC121051535 gene encoding uncharacterized protein LOC121051535: protein MGWIESTHPIALDPLKPPEMRSTYSYQLQRNMVKYNLRSQLRTVNLGIAATANDYYYNMLRDQVVALWHLGSSPENPMIIPPSSSESNMSESSNDNNDSTDDGSSSMGDYLEAILVVSSPEPYEEEEV, encoded by the exons ATGG GATGGATAGAGTCTACTCATCCGATAGCCTTGGACCCTTTGAAGCCACCAGAAATGAG ATCTACATACTCTTACCAATTGCAGCGGAATATGGTCAAGTATAACCTTAGGAGCCAACTTCGCACTGTCAACCTTGGGATAGCTGCTACTGCTAATGACTATTACTATAATATGTTAAGGGACCAAGTAGTAGCTCTATGGCATCTTGGAAGTTCACCTGAAAATCCTATGATAataccaccatcatcatcagagTCTAATATGAGTGAGAGTAGTAATGATAATAATGATAGTACTGATGATGGGAGTAGCTCGATGGGGGATTATCTTGAGGCTATTCTAGTTGTTAGCTCCCCAGAACCTTATGAGGAAGAGGAAGTTTAA